A single window of Streptomyces sp. NBC_00464 DNA harbors:
- a CDS encoding rhamnogalacturonan lyase, with product MVPEHPRSPRRRRTSRTRTLIGAVTAGLLAAAGLVVTGQTSQAATARQAEALDRGVVSVHTDTGNLISWRWLATDADDVSFNVYRAGTKVNATPVTGSTNYFHAGAPNSADYTVRAVVGGVEQSDSVHAIQFRTGYKDVPITPPAGGTTPDGVAYTYEANDASVGDLDGDGALDFVLKWQPTNAKDNSQSGYTGNTIVDGIKLDGTRLWRVDLGRNIRSGAHYTQFQVYDYDGDGKAEVAMKTADGSVDGRGTVIGSASADYRNSSGYILSGPEYLTMFNGQTGAAMGTVDYVPARGTVSSWGDSYGNRVDRFLAGTAYLDGSRPSLIMARGYYTRTVIAAWDWRNGAFTRRWTFDTNSSTNSGKGYDGQGNHQLSVADVDADGKDEIVYGAMAVDDNGNALWTTKNGHGDAMHVGDLDPSRAGLEEFKVDEDSSKPSSWMADAKTGQIIWSTPADGDNGRGVSDDIWSGSAGAESWSSAADGVRNPKGTVVASRKPSSANFLSWWDGDTTRELLDGTHIDKYGTSADTRQLTGASVHSNNGTKATPAISGDLFGDWREEVVWATTNNTALRIYSTPYETATKITTLLHDTTYRTALAWQNTAYNQPPHPSFFIGSGMATAPRPTVSTP from the coding sequence GTGGTTCCTGAGCATCCCCGTTCCCCCCGCAGACGCCGCACCTCCCGCACCCGGACCCTGATCGGCGCCGTCACGGCCGGTCTGCTGGCCGCCGCCGGACTGGTCGTCACCGGCCAGACCTCGCAGGCCGCGACCGCGCGCCAGGCGGAGGCACTGGACCGCGGCGTCGTCAGCGTCCACACCGACACGGGCAACCTGATCAGCTGGCGCTGGCTCGCCACGGACGCGGACGACGTGTCGTTCAACGTCTACCGGGCGGGCACCAAGGTCAACGCCACGCCGGTCACCGGCTCGACGAACTACTTCCACGCGGGGGCACCCAACTCCGCGGACTACACCGTGCGCGCGGTCGTCGGCGGAGTCGAACAGAGCGACTCCGTCCACGCGATCCAGTTCCGCACCGGCTACAAGGACGTGCCCATCACCCCGCCCGCCGGCGGCACGACCCCCGACGGCGTCGCCTACACCTACGAGGCCAACGACGCGTCCGTCGGCGACCTCGACGGGGACGGCGCACTCGACTTCGTACTGAAGTGGCAGCCCACGAACGCCAAGGACAACTCCCAGTCCGGCTACACGGGCAACACGATCGTCGACGGGATCAAGCTCGACGGCACCCGGCTGTGGCGCGTCGACCTGGGACGCAACATCCGCTCGGGCGCGCACTACACCCAGTTCCAGGTGTACGACTACGACGGCGACGGCAAGGCCGAGGTCGCGATGAAGACCGCCGACGGCAGCGTCGACGGCAGGGGCACGGTGATCGGCAGCGCGTCGGCCGACTACCGCAACTCCTCCGGCTACATCCTGTCCGGCCCCGAGTACCTGACCATGTTCAACGGACAGACGGGCGCCGCCATGGGCACCGTCGACTACGTCCCCGCGCGCGGCACCGTCTCCTCGTGGGGCGACAGTTACGGCAACCGTGTCGACCGCTTCCTCGCCGGCACCGCCTACCTCGACGGCTCCAGGCCCTCGCTGATCATGGCCCGCGGCTACTACACGCGTACGGTGATCGCCGCCTGGGACTGGCGGAACGGTGCGTTCACCCGGCGCTGGACCTTCGACACCAACAGTTCGACCAACTCCGGCAAGGGATACGACGGCCAGGGCAACCACCAACTGTCCGTCGCCGACGTCGACGCGGACGGCAAGGACGAGATCGTCTACGGAGCCATGGCCGTCGACGACAACGGCAATGCCCTGTGGACCACGAAGAACGGCCACGGCGACGCCATGCACGTCGGTGACCTGGACCCGTCCCGCGCGGGCCTGGAGGAGTTCAAGGTCGACGAGGACAGCTCGAAGCCCTCGTCCTGGATGGCGGATGCGAAGACCGGCCAGATCATCTGGTCGACGCCCGCCGACGGCGACAACGGACGCGGCGTCAGCGACGACATCTGGTCCGGCAGCGCCGGTGCCGAGTCCTGGTCGTCCGCGGCGGACGGGGTCCGTAACCCCAAGGGCACCGTCGTCGCGAGCCGCAAGCCCTCCAGCGCCAACTTCCTGTCCTGGTGGGACGGCGACACCACCCGGGAACTCCTCGACGGCACCCATATCGACAAGTACGGCACCTCCGCCGACACCCGGCAGCTGACCGGGGCATCGGTCCACTCCAACAACGGGACCAAGGCCACCCCCGCGATCTCGGGCGACCTCTTCGGCGACTGGCGCGAGGAAGTGGTCTGGGCGACCACGAACAACACCGCTCTGCGCATCTACTCCACGCCGTACGAGACCGCCACGAAGATCACCACACTGCTCCACGACACCACCTACCGCACGGCCCTGGCCTGGCAGAACACCGCGTACAACCAGCCGCCGCACCCGAGCTTCTTCATCGGCAGCGGGATGGCGACGGCGCCTCGGCCCACCGTGTCGACGCCCTGA
- a CDS encoding DUF6777 domain-containing protein has product MSDQPPSSGRPTGPPSGPLSGPSQGGSVPPPPERPSGPPPGPPSGGDHGGSGGSGGSGGSGGSGGSGGPAGPGESPQGSGRGPRTPWWRSVPKVATIAVVIVAAVVLTVVLTRPDGSNSAGGEVFLQAAGSAGRAPFTGSTARSAPGDATPTTVPSPAASASGTGNNVTQGVDGSAPGLYGGTRKVASCDVEKQITALTDQPAKNKAFASVEGIAPSGVPAYLRALTPVQLRLDTRVTNHGYENGAATSYQAVLQAGTAVLVDDRGVPRVRCACGNPLLPPVALKGTPEVKGDPWPGYRAGQVVVVEPAPQPVNVFVMFDPGTDGWFERDAGDTGDGDKKTDPPADSGTSPCPPKSDPCPSDSSSRSPGSHERSSPPTDATDSGEPSTEPPSAPPTSEEPPPSPPPSSEAPPPTSESAPEPVTPQTGESEAPPPAPPASDDGASDAA; this is encoded by the coding sequence GTGAGTGACCAGCCGCCGTCGTCCGGCCGCCCCACCGGGCCGCCCTCGGGACCACTGTCGGGTCCGTCGCAGGGCGGGTCCGTCCCGCCGCCGCCCGAGCGCCCCTCCGGACCGCCACCCGGTCCGCCGTCCGGCGGCGATCACGGCGGTTCCGGGGGATCCGGGGGATCCGGGGGATCCGGGGGATCCGGCGGCTCCGGCGGCCCTGCGGGACCGGGTGAATCCCCGCAGGGTTCCGGCCGGGGACCCCGCACTCCTTGGTGGCGGTCGGTACCGAAGGTGGCGACCATCGCCGTCGTCATCGTGGCGGCGGTGGTGCTGACCGTCGTCCTCACCCGCCCGGACGGCTCGAACTCGGCGGGGGGCGAGGTGTTCCTCCAGGCGGCCGGTTCGGCCGGCCGCGCGCCGTTCACCGGCTCGACCGCACGCAGCGCACCCGGGGACGCGACGCCGACCACCGTGCCGAGTCCGGCGGCAAGCGCGTCCGGGACGGGGAACAACGTCACCCAGGGCGTGGACGGTTCGGCACCCGGCCTGTACGGCGGCACCCGCAAGGTCGCCAGCTGCGACGTGGAGAAGCAGATCACCGCCCTCACGGACCAGCCCGCCAAGAACAAGGCCTTCGCCTCGGTGGAGGGCATCGCCCCGTCCGGCGTCCCGGCGTATCTGCGCGCGCTGACACCGGTCCAGCTGCGGCTCGACACCCGCGTCACCAACCACGGGTACGAGAACGGCGCCGCCACGAGCTACCAGGCGGTGCTCCAGGCCGGTACGGCGGTCCTGGTCGACGACCGCGGTGTACCGAGGGTGCGCTGCGCCTGCGGCAACCCCCTGCTGCCACCGGTCGCTCTGAAGGGCACGCCGGAGGTGAAGGGCGATCCCTGGCCGGGCTACCGGGCCGGCCAGGTCGTGGTGGTGGAGCCCGCCCCGCAGCCGGTGAACGTGTTCGTCATGTTCGACCCCGGGACCGACGGCTGGTTCGAAAGGGACGCCGGCGACACGGGCGACGGCGACAAGAAGACCGACCCGCCAGCCGACTCGGGCACCTCCCCCTGCCCGCCGAAGTCCGACCCCTGCCCCTCGGACTCCTCCTCCCGCTCCCCGGGGTCCCACGAGCGGTCGTCACCCCCGACGGATGCCACGGATTCCGGTGAGCCCTCCACCGAACCTCCCTCGGCGCCTCCGACGTCCGAGGAGCCGCCTCCCTCGCCTCCGCCCTCTTCCGAGGCGCCGCCGCCCACATCGGAGTCGGCCCCCGAGCCCGTGACACCGCAGACCGGGGAGTCCGAGGCCCCGCCGCCCGCCCCGCCGGCCTCCGACGACGGGGCCTCGGACGCGGCGTAG
- a CDS encoding streptophobe family protein, producing the protein MSTQGPDGRSGTGVRAAHGWGDALLTVVAGLVAMGVTAALGLWAAGATDLPGGSFSRVVAAVVVMAAGGSVDLSGNAGELAQTHADISVLPLSVTLVGALVLAAGFLRPLRHRAVATTRELAGWAARIALLWALVLIGLSLLARQTFAIPGADPTGGVIGVFDASPRAGFRADIPLTLVLGLLWLAGVLVLALLVSRGAPLPARLVRFQESVRPAAYAMVALLLACVALGLVIALVVAVTQGQPAATFAVILLGLPNLVWLVLTLGLGASWEGKVDGPFGLPMPQLLDSVLRTPDLSTLNVGTLAEQDGRAWWCVVVAAALTLAAAFLMAARSPARMRPWQHALHMAAALTLTVFAVCLLVRISAHYGLSLLGLGGGLGGEVLLRPRLWGALGLAILWGLVTGLLGGLLAARVHRRGEVDSQDGR; encoded by the coding sequence GTGAGCACACAGGGACCGGACGGCCGGAGCGGTACGGGAGTCCGCGCCGCACACGGATGGGGCGACGCCCTCCTGACCGTTGTTGCGGGACTCGTGGCCATGGGCGTCACCGCCGCCCTCGGCCTGTGGGCGGCCGGGGCCACGGATCTGCCCGGCGGTTCGTTCTCCCGGGTGGTCGCGGCCGTCGTCGTCATGGCGGCGGGCGGATCGGTCGACCTGTCGGGCAACGCGGGCGAGCTCGCACAGACGCATGCGGACATCTCGGTGCTGCCGCTCTCGGTCACCCTCGTCGGCGCGCTGGTCCTCGCCGCCGGATTCCTGCGGCCCCTGAGACACCGCGCCGTCGCCACCACCCGCGAACTGGCCGGCTGGGCCGCCCGGATCGCGCTGCTGTGGGCTCTGGTGCTCATCGGCCTGTCCCTCCTGGCCAGGCAGACCTTCGCGATCCCCGGGGCCGACCCGACCGGCGGTGTCATCGGCGTGTTCGACGCCTCGCCCCGGGCCGGATTCCGGGCCGACATCCCGCTCACCCTCGTCCTCGGCCTGCTCTGGCTGGCCGGTGTCCTCGTCCTGGCCCTGCTCGTCTCGCGCGGTGCGCCGCTTCCCGCCCGGCTGGTGCGTTTCCAGGAGTCGGTACGGCCGGCCGCGTACGCGATGGTGGCGCTACTGCTCGCCTGCGTGGCCCTGGGACTGGTCATCGCGCTCGTCGTCGCGGTGACACAGGGGCAGCCCGCCGCGACGTTCGCGGTGATCCTGCTCGGACTGCCCAACCTCGTCTGGCTCGTCCTCACCCTGGGGCTCGGGGCGTCCTGGGAGGGGAAGGTGGACGGGCCGTTCGGGCTGCCGATGCCGCAGCTGCTGGACTCCGTCCTGCGGACCCCTGACCTCTCCACCCTGAACGTCGGCACGCTCGCCGAGCAGGACGGCCGCGCCTGGTGGTGCGTCGTCGTGGCAGCGGCGCTCACCCTGGCCGCCGCCTTCCTGATGGCCGCACGCTCACCGGCCCGGATGCGCCCCTGGCAGCACGCCCTGCACATGGCGGCGGCACTCACCCTCACCGTGTTCGCCGTATGCCTGCTCGTCCGGATCTCCGCGCACTACGGACTGTCCCTGCTGGGCCTCGGCGGCGGGCTGGGCGGCGAGGTGCTGCTGCGTCCGAGGCTGTGGGGCGCCCTCGGACTCGCCATCCTGTGGGGGCTGGTGACCGGTCTCCTCGGCGGGCTGCTCGCCGCCCGCGTCCACCGGCGCGGCGAAGTGGATTCCCAGGACGGGCGTTAG
- a CDS encoding serine/threonine-protein kinase → MPAGDSSLPAGRPSDLIGRQIADYLVEGEIGRGGMAVVYRAKDLRLDRTVALKLLAPELARNDTFRKRFTHESRVAAAIDHPHIVPVFEAGETEGILYIAMRYVAGQDLRALIDRQGPLPLGTALRIAAQVASALDAAHDHDLVHRDVKPGNILVAAGTDSDHPEHVYLTDFGLTKKSLSLTGFTSVGQFVGTLDYVAPEQISGRPVDGRCDVYSLACVVHETMAGAPPFQRDDDMALLWAHQFDPPPALTALRPDLPAGVDAVLAKALSKSPDDRYDSCLQFVAALRAAARGEVRGGHPPTQVDGRIGGWQSGPGPPPAPPRWALPVFPGQPG, encoded by the coding sequence ATGCCCGCGGGCGATTCCTCGCTGCCCGCCGGGCGGCCCTCCGACCTGATCGGCCGGCAGATCGCCGACTACCTGGTGGAGGGCGAGATCGGGCGCGGCGGGATGGCGGTCGTGTACCGGGCCAAGGACCTGCGGCTGGACCGCACGGTCGCCCTCAAGCTGCTCGCCCCGGAACTGGCCCGCAACGACACCTTCCGTAAACGGTTCACGCATGAGTCACGGGTGGCGGCCGCGATCGACCACCCCCACATCGTGCCGGTCTTCGAAGCCGGTGAGACCGAGGGCATCCTCTACATCGCCATGCGCTACGTCGCCGGTCAGGACCTGCGTGCCCTCATCGACCGGCAGGGGCCGCTGCCGCTCGGAACCGCGCTCCGCATCGCCGCCCAGGTGGCGTCCGCGCTCGACGCCGCCCACGACCACGACCTGGTGCACCGGGACGTCAAACCCGGCAACATCCTGGTCGCGGCGGGCACGGACAGCGATCATCCGGAGCACGTGTATCTGACGGACTTCGGCCTGACGAAGAAGTCACTGTCGCTGACCGGGTTCACGTCCGTCGGCCAGTTCGTCGGAACGCTCGACTACGTGGCACCCGAGCAGATCTCGGGCCGTCCGGTGGACGGGCGCTGCGACGTGTACAGCCTCGCGTGCGTCGTGCACGAGACGATGGCGGGTGCGCCGCCCTTCCAGCGCGACGACGACATGGCACTGCTCTGGGCGCACCAGTTCGATCCACCGCCGGCGTTGACGGCCTTGCGCCCCGATCTTCCGGCGGGCGTCGACGCGGTGCTGGCGAAGGCCCTGTCCAAGAGTCCGGACGACCGGTACGACTCCTGCCTCCAGTTCGTCGCCGCGCTGCGCGCCGCCGCCCGGGGCGAGGTGCGGGGCGGCCATCCGCCGACGCAGGTGGACGGGCGGATCGGCGGGTGGCAGTCCGGGCCCGGGCCGCCGCCCGCACCTCCGCGGTGGGCGCTGCCGGTGTTTCCCGGGCAGCCGGGCTAA
- a CDS encoding FHA domain-containing protein has protein sequence MGERPVAPTAPELVLETDAGPTVMSPGREYHVGRDPLSDIVIDDVRVSWHHAVLRPVDGHWSIEDEGSTNGTYTGGRRIHESGIGPGSVIRFGHPADGPQAVLSGRPTPAPAAPGRPSAVSMPAATGTFRQPTTVRPLPSRTVRIGRGSGNDLVVDDLSVSRRHAELLAHTDGTYEIVDLGSHNGTFLNGQPADRAPVSPGDIVGIGHSAFCLVGDTLQEFVDTGEVSLDVQDLAVTVDKGRKTLLDHVSFPVGEKCLLGVVGPSGAGKSTLLNALTGLRPADEGTVLYDGRDLYHDYAELRQRIGLVPQDDILHAQLTVRRALGYAAELRFPQDTAKSERRERVAEVVRELGLDQRADQPIHSLSGGQRKRVSVALELLTKPSLLFLDEPTSGLDPGMDRSVMHMLRGLADDGRTVIVVTHSVLSLDVCDRLLVLAPGGKIAYYGPPEEALAFFGFAEWPEAFEAFENDRERPWADEFAASPFHRRYIANASAQPLLPHAAAAEVAPPPKTRSWGAQLRTLVRRYAAALSADRTFLVIMIALPFVMGAMTRALAGSRLTQETAMNALLILCVGGVLTGAANAVRELVKERVIYQRERAVGLSRSAYLMSKVVVLGTITVLQAVVLTLVGLVGVDLNAPGGKGVLLPPLVEITLTVALLSFTAMMLGLLVSALVRKEEVTMPLLVLLAIVQVVFCGALLKLHGVPGIEQLSWLIPSRWALGAMAGTIDLARIVPGKLTSDPLFEHSAGIWLLDMGMLVVLSAVFGFAVARLLRRHEPAIMRK, from the coding sequence ATGGGAGAGCGGCCTGTCGCGCCGACTGCGCCCGAGCTGGTACTCGAAACCGACGCAGGACCCACGGTGATGAGTCCGGGCCGGGAGTACCACGTCGGACGCGACCCCTTGAGCGACATCGTGATCGACGACGTCCGGGTCTCCTGGCACCACGCGGTGCTCAGGCCCGTGGACGGTCACTGGTCGATCGAGGACGAGGGCAGCACGAACGGCACCTACACCGGTGGCCGGAGGATCCATGAGTCGGGCATCGGGCCGGGCAGCGTGATCCGTTTCGGCCATCCGGCGGACGGACCGCAGGCCGTGCTGAGCGGCCGGCCGACGCCTGCGCCGGCGGCCCCGGGCCGTCCGTCGGCCGTCTCGATGCCCGCCGCGACCGGCACGTTCCGGCAGCCGACCACCGTACGACCGCTGCCGTCCCGCACCGTACGGATCGGCCGCGGTTCCGGGAACGACCTGGTCGTCGACGACCTGAGCGTCTCGCGCCGCCATGCCGAACTGCTGGCCCATACGGACGGCACGTACGAGATCGTCGACCTCGGCTCGCACAACGGAACCTTCCTCAACGGCCAGCCGGCCGACCGCGCACCCGTCTCCCCCGGAGACATCGTCGGCATCGGCCACTCCGCCTTCTGTCTGGTCGGCGACACCCTCCAGGAGTTCGTCGACACCGGTGAGGTGTCGCTCGACGTGCAGGACCTGGCGGTCACCGTCGACAAGGGACGCAAGACTCTGCTCGACCACGTCTCCTTCCCGGTGGGCGAGAAGTGCCTGCTGGGAGTGGTGGGACCCAGTGGCGCGGGCAAGTCCACCCTCCTGAACGCCCTGACCGGGCTGCGCCCCGCCGACGAGGGCACCGTCCTCTACGACGGCCGCGATCTCTACCACGACTACGCCGAACTGCGTCAGCGCATCGGACTGGTGCCCCAGGACGACATCCTGCACGCCCAGCTGACGGTACGCAGGGCACTCGGTTACGCCGCGGAGCTCCGATTCCCGCAGGACACCGCCAAGTCGGAGCGGCGGGAGCGGGTCGCCGAAGTGGTGCGGGAGCTGGGGCTCGACCAGCGGGCCGACCAGCCGATCCACAGTCTCTCCGGCGGGCAGCGCAAGCGGGTGAGCGTGGCGCTGGAGCTGCTGACGAAGCCGTCGCTGCTCTTTCTCGACGAACCGACGTCGGGCCTCGACCCCGGCATGGACCGCTCGGTCATGCACATGCTCCGCGGCCTCGCCGACGACGGGCGCACGGTCATCGTCGTCACCCACAGTGTGCTGAGCCTGGACGTGTGCGACCGGCTGCTGGTGCTCGCACCCGGTGGGAAGATCGCCTACTACGGTCCGCCCGAGGAGGCGCTGGCCTTCTTCGGTTTCGCCGAGTGGCCGGAGGCGTTCGAGGCCTTCGAGAACGACCGCGAGCGGCCCTGGGCCGATGAGTTCGCCGCCTCCCCCTTCCACCGGCGGTACATCGCCAACGCCAGCGCGCAACCCCTGCTGCCCCATGCGGCTGCCGCGGAGGTCGCACCGCCGCCGAAGACCCGCAGCTGGGGTGCGCAACTGCGGACCCTGGTGCGGCGGTACGCGGCCGCGCTGAGCGCCGACCGGACGTTCCTCGTCATCATGATCGCGCTGCCGTTCGTGATGGGCGCCATGACACGGGCCCTCGCCGGGAGCAGGCTGACCCAGGAGACGGCGATGAACGCGCTGCTGATCCTGTGTGTCGGCGGTGTGCTGACGGGCGCGGCCAACGCGGTGCGCGAGCTGGTCAAGGAGCGGGTGATCTACCAGCGGGAACGAGCCGTCGGCCTGTCCAGATCCGCGTACCTGATGTCCAAGGTCGTGGTGCTGGGCACCATCACGGTGCTCCAGGCCGTCGTGCTGACCCTGGTGGGTCTCGTGGGAGTCGATCTCAACGCCCCCGGCGGGAAGGGCGTTCTGCTGCCACCGCTGGTCGAAATCACCTTGACGGTGGCGCTGTTGTCCTTCACCGCGATGATGCTCGGCCTCCTGGTGTCCGCGCTGGTGCGCAAGGAGGAGGTCACCATGCCTCTCCTGGTGCTGCTCGCGATCGTCCAGGTCGTCTTCTGCGGTGCGCTGCTGAAACTGCACGGGGTACCCGGCATCGAGCAGTTGTCCTGGCTGATTCCGTCCCGCTGGGCGCTCGGAGCCATGGCGGGAACGATCGACCTGGCCAGGATCGTGCCGGGGAAGCTGACCTCGGACCCCCTCTTCGAGCACTCCGCCGGGATCTGGCTCCTCGACATGGGGATGCTGGTGGTGCTGTCGGCCGTCTTCGGATTCGCGGTGGCCAGGCTGCTGCGCCGGCACGAGCCCGCCATCATGCGGAAGTAG